Proteins from a genomic interval of Mycobacterium conspicuum:
- a CDS encoding nuclear transport factor 2 family protein gives MTRAPQEVFAHHGKALAAGDLDEIVADYADGCVVITSAGVAHGKDGVRKVFAKLLDDLPNAAWDLKTQVFEGDLLFLEWAADSAVHRVDDGVDTFVFRDGMICAQTIRYTPHAKG, from the coding sequence ATGACACGCGCGCCGCAAGAAGTATTCGCCCACCACGGCAAGGCGCTGGCGGCGGGCGACCTCGACGAGATCGTCGCCGACTACGCCGACGGCTGCGTGGTGATCACCTCGGCCGGTGTCGCGCACGGCAAGGACGGCGTCCGGAAGGTGTTCGCCAAGCTGCTCGACGACCTGCCGAACGCGGCCTGGGACCTGAAAACCCAAGTCTTCGAGGGCGACCTGTTGTTTCTCGAGTGGGCCGCCGATTCGGCGGTGCACCGGGTCGACGACGGCGTCGACACCTTCGTTTTCCGGGACGGGATGATTTGCGCGCAGACCATCCGCTACACGCCGCACGCCAAGGGCTGA
- a CDS encoding NADPH:quinone oxidoreductase family protein — protein MRAVVCRAYGTPEDLVIDDVPEPVPSPGQLLVRVRAAAVNFPDVLFIAGKYQVKIPPPFIPGNEIAGEVIAAGEGAPFSPGQRVAGTTFGAFAEQALLDAGQATLVPDDADFASAAAFGVTYRTAYHALRSVAQVAEGDWAVVLGAAGGVGLAAVDLAVAMKARVLAAASSPEKLEICRQRGAEAVVDYDREDLKARIRELTGDAARVVLDPVGGKYSEPALRGLARGGTFITLGYAAGAIPAIPLNLVLLKDICVRGMEIRTFLGDHPDEAVRDMAELAQMFAVGTVRPYIGARFPLDETPAALRYVADRKVLGKVVIDIP, from the coding sequence ATGCGCGCGGTCGTATGCCGTGCCTACGGCACACCAGAAGATCTGGTCATCGACGATGTTCCCGAACCGGTCCCGAGTCCCGGCCAGCTTCTGGTGCGCGTGCGTGCGGCGGCGGTCAACTTTCCCGACGTGCTCTTCATCGCCGGCAAGTATCAGGTGAAGATTCCGCCGCCCTTCATACCGGGCAACGAGATTGCGGGCGAAGTGATCGCTGCCGGCGAAGGCGCGCCGTTCAGCCCGGGGCAGCGCGTCGCCGGAACCACCTTCGGCGCGTTCGCCGAGCAGGCGCTGCTCGACGCGGGCCAGGCGACGTTGGTGCCCGACGACGCCGACTTCGCGTCGGCCGCGGCCTTCGGCGTCACCTACCGCACCGCCTATCACGCCTTGCGATCGGTTGCCCAGGTGGCAGAAGGTGATTGGGCAGTGGTGTTGGGCGCGGCCGGCGGCGTGGGGTTGGCGGCCGTGGACCTGGCGGTGGCGATGAAGGCTCGCGTACTGGCGGCGGCGTCCAGTCCGGAGAAGCTGGAGATCTGCCGTCAGCGCGGGGCGGAGGCCGTCGTCGACTACGACCGCGAGGACCTGAAAGCCCGCATCCGTGAACTGACCGGTGACGCGGCCCGCGTCGTCCTCGACCCGGTCGGCGGTAAGTATTCCGAGCCGGCGCTGCGCGGGCTCGCCCGTGGCGGCACCTTCATCACTTTGGGCTATGCGGCCGGCGCGATTCCTGCCATTCCGCTCAATCTCGTTTTGCTCAAAGACATCTGCGTGCGCGGCATGGAAATTCGCACCTTCCTCGGCGACCACCCCGACGAGGCCGTGCGCGACATGGCGGAGCTGGCGCAGATGTTCGCCGTCGGCACGGTTCGTCCCTACATCGGCGCACGGTTCCCGTTGGACGAAACCCCCGCGGCGCTGCGGTATGTGGCCGATCGCAAGGTGCTGGGCAAGGTGGTCATCGACATTCCTTGA
- a CDS encoding response regulator transcription factor: MCRADGNPINVLVVDDEAVLAEMVSMALRYEGWNIATASDGSAAIAAARTQRPDVVVLDVMLPDMSGLDVLHKLREEHPQLPVLLLTAKDAVEDRIAGLTAGGDDYVTKPFSIEEVVLRLRALLRRTGVTTVDSGAQLVVGDLVLDEDSHEVTRAGEPIALTSTEFELLRFMMRNSKRVLSKAQILDRVWSYDFGGRSNIVELYISYLRKKIDNGREPMIHTLRGAGYVLKPAR; this comes from the coding sequence ATGTGCCGTGCCGACGGAAATCCGATCAATGTGCTCGTCGTCGATGATGAAGCTGTCCTTGCCGAGATGGTGTCGATGGCACTGCGTTATGAGGGCTGGAACATCGCCACCGCCAGTGACGGGTCGGCGGCTATCGCGGCGGCCCGCACTCAGCGGCCCGACGTCGTCGTGCTCGACGTGATGTTGCCCGATATGAGCGGTCTCGACGTCCTGCACAAACTGCGCGAAGAGCACCCCCAGTTACCGGTGCTGCTGCTCACCGCCAAGGACGCGGTGGAAGACCGCATCGCCGGGCTCACCGCCGGCGGCGACGACTATGTCACCAAGCCGTTCAGCATCGAGGAGGTCGTGCTGCGATTGCGGGCGCTGTTGCGGCGCACCGGCGTGACGACGGTGGACAGCGGTGCGCAGCTGGTGGTCGGCGACCTGGTGCTCGACGAGGACAGTCACGAGGTGACGCGTGCCGGGGAGCCAATCGCGTTGACCTCCACCGAGTTTGAGCTGCTGCGGTTCATGATGCGCAACTCGAAACGCGTGCTGAGCAAGGCGCAGATTCTGGACCGGGTCTGGAGCTATGACTTCGGCGGCCGGTCCAACATCGTCGAACTCTATATTTCCTACCTGCGCAAGAAGATCGACAACGGTCGCGAGCCGATGATCCACACGCTGCGCGGCGCAGGGTATGTCCTCAAGCCAGCCCGCTAA
- a CDS encoding sensor histidine kinase → MSSSQPANKARRVWSLRFRLLAGQIVVLAVVCLGISAATELALLHHLVRQLDGQLAGTSYRSALLYPEPKRPGWRQAHSYYPTPGPGPRFLDAPGQPAGMVAAVISKGKVVDVGYLTSTGTRAAVSPAAQEQLQGIAGSRKPVTLDLDGLGRYRVVTAPARRGGDIIVTGLSMSTVDATMLRMLIILVIVTLIALTAATIAGAIIIRRALAPLRRVAQTASRVADLPLARGEVELPVRVPESDANPHTEVGQLGSALNRMLDHIAGALSARQASETRVRQFVADASHELRTPLAAIRGYAELAQRMGRDDGDREARAQAMSRVASETARMTRLVEDLLLLARLDSAQPLQREPVDLTRLAVDAVSDAHVAGPDHQWELDLPDEPVIVTGDAARLHQVVTNLLANARIHTAPGTVVTTRLTTEPAHSVLQVIDNGAGIPAQLQSEVFERFARGDTSRSSKGGSTGLGLAIVSAVVKAHHGTITVDSAPGHTEFTVRLPLPSPNGRQPPASSSN, encoded by the coding sequence ATGTCCTCAAGCCAGCCCGCTAACAAGGCACGGCGAGTCTGGTCGCTTCGCTTCCGGCTGTTGGCCGGACAGATCGTCGTACTCGCTGTCGTGTGCCTCGGCATCAGCGCGGCCACCGAGCTGGCCCTGCTGCATCACTTGGTGAGGCAGCTCGACGGTCAGCTCGCCGGTACGTCGTACCGCTCGGCCCTGCTCTATCCCGAACCGAAGCGTCCGGGTTGGCGGCAAGCGCACTCTTACTATCCGACCCCCGGCCCCGGTCCGAGGTTCCTCGATGCCCCGGGCCAGCCGGCCGGCATGGTGGCGGCGGTGATCAGTAAGGGCAAGGTCGTCGATGTCGGCTACCTGACCAGCACCGGCACCCGCGCCGCTGTCAGCCCGGCCGCCCAGGAACAACTGCAAGGCATCGCCGGCAGCCGCAAGCCGGTAACCCTGGATCTCGACGGCCTCGGGCGCTATCGCGTCGTCACCGCCCCGGCCCGCCGCGGCGGCGACATCATCGTCACGGGCCTGTCGATGTCCACCGTCGACGCCACGATGCTGCGAATGCTGATCATCTTGGTGATCGTCACCCTGATCGCGCTGACGGCCGCAACGATCGCGGGCGCCATCATCATTCGGCGTGCGCTGGCGCCGTTGCGGCGCGTCGCGCAAACCGCGAGCAGAGTAGCGGACCTTCCGCTGGCCCGCGGTGAAGTCGAATTGCCGGTCCGGGTGCCCGAATCCGACGCGAACCCGCACACCGAAGTGGGCCAGCTCGGATCGGCACTGAACCGGATGCTCGACCACATCGCGGGCGCGCTGTCGGCACGGCAAGCCAGCGAGACCCGCGTCCGTCAGTTCGTCGCCGATGCGAGTCACGAGTTGCGCACGCCGCTGGCCGCGATCCGCGGGTACGCCGAACTCGCCCAACGGATGGGCCGGGATGACGGGGATCGCGAGGCCAGGGCGCAGGCGATGAGCCGGGTCGCTTCCGAAACCGCTCGGATGACGCGCCTCGTCGAGGACCTGCTGTTGCTCGCCCGCCTGGATTCCGCCCAGCCGCTACAACGCGAACCGGTGGACCTGACGCGACTGGCGGTCGACGCTGTCAGCGACGCTCACGTCGCGGGACCGGATCATCAGTGGGAGCTGGACCTGCCCGACGAGCCCGTGATCGTCACCGGTGATGCGGCACGGCTGCACCAGGTGGTGACCAACCTGCTTGCCAACGCCCGCATCCACACCGCCCCGGGCACCGTCGTCACCACCCGGTTGACCACCGAGCCCGCGCACAGCGTGCTGCAGGTCATCGACAACGGCGCCGGCATTCCGGCGCAGCTGCAGTCGGAGGTATTCGAGCGCTTCGCGCGCGGCGATACCTCGCGCTCGAGCAAAGGCGGCAGCACCGGGCTGGGCCTGGCGATCGTTTCCGCTGTGGTCAAGGCGCACCACGGAACTATCACGGTGGACAGCGCACCCGGGCATACCGAGTTCACGGTGCGGTTGCCACTCCCGTCACCTAACGGGCGGCAACCGCCCGCGTCATCCTCGAACTAG
- a CDS encoding MmcQ/YjbR family DNA-binding protein, producing MADRADRPARVDDVHRIAASMPHVTRLEGPKGNAIYQVGGKSFVFFRTPQPDAVDEVTGERYPDVIMLWVESEGDKLALVQDPDSPFFTTGHFDGHPSVLVRASRLAEIGRAELTELIQDAWLSRASKRRAAAWLAQHH from the coding sequence ATGGCTGACCGCGCTGATCGACCCGCCCGGGTCGACGACGTGCATCGAATCGCCGCCTCGATGCCCCACGTGACGCGGTTGGAAGGGCCCAAGGGCAACGCGATCTATCAGGTGGGCGGCAAGTCGTTCGTGTTCTTCCGCACGCCCCAACCCGACGCCGTCGACGAGGTGACCGGCGAGCGCTACCCCGACGTCATCATGCTGTGGGTGGAGTCCGAGGGCGACAAGCTGGCACTGGTCCAGGATCCGGATTCGCCGTTCTTCACCACGGGCCACTTCGACGGTCATCCCTCGGTGCTGGTGCGGGCCAGTCGACTCGCCGAAATCGGCAGGGCGGAACTAACGGAACTAATACAGGACGCCTGGTTGTCGCGGGCGTCCAAGCGGCGCGCCGCCGCCTGGCTTGCGCAACATCACTAG
- a CDS encoding alkyl/aryl-sulfatase, translating into MPPKPPTTAIQSRHSELALPFHDTADFDNADRGFIAALTPCVVKAADGRVVWDNDAYAFLDGPAPASVHPSLWRQSTLAAKQGLYQVVPGIYQVRGLDLSNITFVEGDTGIIVIDPLVSTEVAAASLQLYRTHRGGDRPVVAVIYTHSHVDHFGGVLGVTSQADVDAGRVVVLAPEGFTAHAVQENVYAGTAMTRRATYMYGSMLARGPQGQVGCGLGQAASTGEIALIVPTLDIKTTGETHTIDGVEIEFQMAPGTEAPAEMHFYFPRFRALCMAENATHNLHNLITLRGALVRDPHAWSGYLTEAIDTFADRSDVVFASHHWPTWGREQILEFLSLQRDLYAYLHDQTLRLLNQGYTGVEIAEMFQMPPALERAWHTHGYYGSVSHNVKAVYQRYMGWFDGNPGRLWPHPPEALAPRYVEAMGGIDRVVDLARAAFDSGDFRWAATLLDHAIFTNTEHAAARELYADTLEQMGYGAENATWRNFFISGATELRDGNFGTATSTASPTLLAQLTPEQIFDSLAIRVNGPRSWDLDLAFDITFGDTATNYRLTLRNGVLVYRKVAADPASATVTVRLDSKMRLLTAAFGDFTSPGLELSGDETALQSLLGVLDELDPSFNIITP; encoded by the coding sequence GTGCCTCCCAAACCGCCTACCACGGCCATTCAGTCACGCCATAGCGAACTCGCGCTGCCGTTTCACGACACTGCGGACTTCGACAACGCCGATCGTGGATTCATTGCTGCCCTGACCCCGTGCGTCGTCAAGGCCGCCGACGGTCGCGTGGTGTGGGACAACGACGCGTACGCCTTCCTCGACGGGCCTGCGCCGGCGTCGGTGCACCCCAGCCTGTGGCGGCAGTCGACCCTGGCCGCCAAACAAGGCCTCTACCAAGTGGTGCCGGGGATCTACCAGGTCCGCGGCCTGGACCTGTCCAACATCACCTTCGTCGAGGGCGACACCGGGATCATCGTCATCGATCCGCTGGTGTCCACCGAGGTGGCCGCGGCGTCGCTGCAGTTGTACCGCACCCACCGCGGCGGCGACCGGCCCGTCGTCGCGGTCATCTACACCCACAGCCATGTCGACCATTTCGGCGGCGTGCTCGGCGTGACCTCCCAGGCCGACGTCGACGCCGGTCGGGTTGTGGTGTTGGCGCCGGAAGGATTTACCGCGCACGCCGTCCAGGAGAACGTCTACGCCGGCACGGCGATGACGCGGCGGGCAACCTACATGTACGGCAGCATGCTGGCGCGCGGACCGCAGGGCCAGGTGGGGTGCGGGCTGGGCCAGGCCGCGTCCACGGGCGAGATAGCGCTTATCGTCCCGACCCTCGACATCAAGACGACGGGCGAGACGCACACGATCGATGGCGTGGAGATCGAGTTCCAGATGGCGCCGGGCACCGAGGCCCCCGCCGAAATGCACTTCTATTTCCCGCGTTTTCGTGCCTTGTGCATGGCCGAGAACGCCACCCACAACCTGCACAACCTGATCACGCTGCGGGGCGCGCTGGTGCGCGACCCGCACGCATGGTCGGGGTATCTCACCGAGGCGATCGACACCTTCGCCGACCGCAGCGACGTGGTGTTCGCGTCGCATCACTGGCCGACATGGGGGCGCGAGCAGATCCTCGAATTCCTGTCGCTGCAACGGGATTTGTACGCCTACTTGCATGATCAGACGCTGCGGTTGCTGAACCAGGGCTATACCGGTGTGGAGATCGCCGAGATGTTCCAAATGCCACCGGCTTTGGAGCGGGCCTGGCACACCCACGGCTACTACGGGTCCGTCAGCCACAACGTGAAGGCGGTCTACCAGCGCTACATGGGGTGGTTCGACGGCAACCCCGGCCGGCTGTGGCCGCACCCGCCCGAGGCGCTGGCTCCCCGATACGTCGAAGCCATGGGCGGTATCGACCGAGTGGTCGATCTTGCTCGGGCGGCGTTCGATTCGGGTGACTTCCGTTGGGCGGCAACACTGCTCGATCACGCGATATTCACCAATACCGAACACGCGGCCGCCCGTGAGCTCTACGCCGACACCCTGGAACAGATGGGGTACGGCGCCGAAAACGCGACCTGGCGCAACTTCTTTATTTCTGGTGCAACGGAATTGCGTGACGGCAACTTCGGCACCGCCACGTCGACCGCTTCGCCGACATTGCTGGCGCAACTCACGCCCGAGCAGATCTTCGACAGCCTCGCCATCCGGGTCAACGGTCCGCGCAGCTGGGACCTCGACCTTGCTTTCGACATCACCTTCGGCGACACGGCCACCAATTACCGACTCACCCTGCGCAACGGCGTGCTCGTCTATCGCAAGGTCGCCGCCGACCCCGCATCCGCGACCGTAACCGTGCGGCTGGACAGCAAGATGCGTTTGCTAACAGCGGCTTTCGGTGACTTCACGTCACCCGGGCTGGAGTTGTCCGGCGACGAGACGGCGCTGCAGTCGCTGCTGGGGGTGCTCGACGAGCTGGACCCGAGCTTCAACATCATCACGCCGTAG
- a CDS encoding class I SAM-dependent methyltransferase, producing the protein MPRTDNDSWDITQSVGATALGVAAARAAETESEHPLINDPFARVFVDAAGEGMWSIYANPTLMAKATETEPELGARLQLMTDFMAIRTALFDEFFLGAADAGVRQVVILASGLDARTWRLPWPDGTVVYELDQPKVLDFKTTTLEQHGAHPAARLVTVPIDLRQDWPKALQEAGFDASQPTAWSAEGLVRYLPAEAQDLLFERIHSLSAEGSWLASNVPAAGFTDPDVVRRQREEMRRLRAAAATLFDTEVTDFDDLWYPEERTPVDAWLRERGWDVSAVTFPELMARYDRTIPDGAEATMPPTLFVTAQRRG; encoded by the coding sequence ATGCCGCGTACCGACAACGATTCCTGGGACATCACGCAAAGCGTCGGGGCCACCGCGCTGGGTGTCGCCGCCGCGCGTGCCGCGGAGACCGAGAGCGAACACCCGCTCATCAACGACCCCTTCGCCCGGGTATTCGTCGACGCGGCGGGGGAGGGGATGTGGAGCATCTACGCCAACCCCACGCTGATGGCCAAGGCGACGGAGACCGAACCGGAGCTCGGAGCCCGCCTCCAGCTGATGACCGACTTCATGGCCATCCGCACGGCGCTGTTTGACGAATTCTTTCTCGGCGCGGCCGATGCCGGCGTTCGGCAGGTGGTGATCCTCGCGTCCGGCCTGGACGCACGCACCTGGCGGCTGCCCTGGCCGGACGGCACCGTCGTCTACGAGCTGGATCAACCCAAGGTGTTGGACTTCAAGACGACAACGCTTGAACAGCATGGCGCACACCCGGCGGCGAGGTTGGTGACCGTCCCGATTGACCTGCGCCAGGATTGGCCAAAGGCTTTGCAGGAAGCGGGTTTTGACGCATCACAACCGACAGCATGGTCGGCCGAGGGTCTGGTGCGCTACCTGCCAGCCGAGGCCCAGGATCTGTTGTTCGAGCGCATCCACTCGCTGAGCGCCGAGGGCAGTTGGCTGGCTTCCAACGTCCCTGCTGCGGGTTTCACCGATCCCGACGTGGTGCGGCGCCAGCGTGAGGAGATGCGGCGACTGCGGGCCGCGGCCGCCACACTCTTCGACACCGAGGTAACTGACTTCGACGACCTCTGGTATCCCGAGGAACGCACACCCGTCGACGCATGGCTCCGCGAACGTGGCTGGGACGTCTCGGCGGTGACCTTCCCCGAGCTGATGGCTCGCTATGACCGCACCATTCCCGACGGCGCCGAAGCCACAATGCCGCCAACCCTTTTCGTGACTGCCCAACGGCGTGGTTGA
- a CDS encoding DUF6131 family protein, whose product MIALGVILIILGLVFPQLSILTTIGIVLLVIGAILWILGAVGRPVAGRRYWY is encoded by the coding sequence ATGATCGCATTGGGTGTCATCTTGATCATTCTCGGATTGGTGTTCCCCCAACTTTCCATTCTGACGACGATCGGCATCGTATTGCTCGTGATCGGCGCGATCCTGTGGATCCTGGGCGCGGTGGGCCGCCCCGTTGCTGGGCGTCGATACTGGTACTGA
- a CDS encoding glycoside hydrolase family 25 domain-containing protein, protein MTDTLFADVSEYQVPVDDSYPYQVLSIRVSDGTYQDHNFAANYAWLRGALDSGRMTFGIVYTYVRPNSSATADTVRSMIDAGGGLHPRVALMLDVESGGNPAGDGSSWINDVYWNLADYAGSPARIIGYANSFDFYNMWRVRPDGLRVVAAGYGANPNLPGQVAHQYTDGTGYSPNLPQGAPPFGNCDMNSADGLTPQAFAAACGITTNGGWLMALTDDEQAELLSKVRDIWDQLRGPGGAGWPQLGQNSEGQDLTPVDAIAAIKQDVERLVPSAASGGAT, encoded by the coding sequence GTGACCGACACCCTGTTCGCCGACGTCTCGGAATACCAAGTACCCGTGGATGACTCGTATCCGTACCAGGTGCTTTCAATCCGCGTCAGCGACGGCACGTACCAAGATCACAACTTCGCCGCCAACTACGCGTGGCTGCGCGGGGCGCTGGACAGCGGACGGATGACATTTGGGATCGTGTACACCTATGTGCGCCCGAATTCGTCGGCCACCGCCGACACGGTGCGTTCGATGATCGACGCCGGTGGCGGCCTGCATCCGCGGGTGGCACTGATGCTCGACGTCGAATCGGGCGGCAATCCGGCGGGCGACGGGTCGAGCTGGATCAACGATGTGTATTGGAACCTCGCCGACTACGCGGGCTCCCCGGCTCGAATCATCGGCTACGCCAACTCCTTTGACTTCTACAACATGTGGCGGGTGCGCCCGGACGGCCTGCGCGTAGTCGCGGCCGGCTATGGGGCGAATCCGAACCTTCCCGGACAAGTGGCGCACCAATACACTGACGGCACTGGTTACAGCCCCAATCTGCCGCAGGGCGCTCCCCCATTCGGCAACTGCGACATGAATTCTGCCGATGGGCTGACACCGCAAGCATTCGCCGCCGCATGCGGCATCACAACGAACGGAGGTTGGCTGATGGCCCTCACCGACGACGAGCAAGCCGAACTGTTGTCCAAGGTCCGCGACATCTGGGACCAACTGCGCGGGCCCGGCGGCGCTGGCTGGCCGCAACTGGGGCAGAACAGCGAAGGGCAAGACCTTACGCCCGTCGACGCGATCGCAGCGATCAAGCAAGACGTCGAACGCCTGGTGCCGTCGGCCGCATCGGGGGGCGCTACCTAG
- a CDS encoding lipoprotein LpqH, which translates to MKRGLTVAVTGAAILAAGITGCSGNKSGGGVATSVPGGSVSVGGANKAKVTIDGKDQNVQGTTVCTKAGGNVSIAVGGSSTGISVVLTDANPPAVKAVQLGNVNGVTLQYAQGGQGNASVTVDGNTYKITGTATGVDMANPTQPVNKPFEIDATCS; encoded by the coding sequence GTGAAGCGTGGACTGACGGTCGCGGTGACCGGAGCGGCAATTTTGGCCGCCGGCATTACCGGGTGTTCAGGTAACAAGTCGGGCGGCGGTGTCGCGACTTCCGTGCCGGGAGGCTCGGTGTCCGTCGGCGGCGCGAACAAGGCGAAGGTCACCATCGACGGCAAGGACCAGAACGTTCAGGGCACCACCGTCTGCACGAAGGCTGGCGGCAATGTCAGCATCGCGGTCGGCGGGAGCAGCACCGGGATCAGTGTCGTGCTCACCGATGCCAATCCGCCCGCGGTCAAGGCGGTCCAGCTCGGCAACGTCAACGGCGTGACCCTTCAGTACGCGCAGGGCGGGCAGGGCAACGCCTCGGTGACCGTGGACGGTAACACCTACAAGATCACCGGCACTGCGACCGGCGTGGACATGGCCAACCCGACACAGCCGGTGAACAAGCCGTTCGAAATCGACGCGACTTGTTCCTAA